In Sandaracinaceae bacterium, a single genomic region encodes these proteins:
- a CDS encoding peptidoglycan-binding domain-containing protein: MTQPKHGIACAAAFALTLGSGVALAQSHPDAPEAHRGERSAQHQPEHAERGVDTQARQDRRAQEPAPEDGRRAEATERSRRGDRRFASLDRAQRRQVQERLQQEGYYEGEIDGIYGPMTREALRRYQQSQDLQATGTLDRETSRAMGIDASGEVQRVRGVTGEDASSRSSSRSQRADSSIRLAQQALSQAGYETGPADGVMGPNTERAIRDYQRANDLRVTGDLDAQTRRSLGVAQDDGQAAPEQSASEQGASEDRTRGTRSDRRTFDDAEPAPSDRREQRTPSRSDQPNPR; this comes from the coding sequence ATGACCCAGCCCAAGCATGGAATCGCATGCGCGGCGGCGTTCGCCCTGACCCTCGGATCGGGCGTCGCGCTCGCGCAGAGCCACCCCGACGCTCCCGAGGCGCATCGCGGTGAGCGCTCCGCGCAGCACCAGCCCGAGCACGCCGAGCGAGGCGTCGACACGCAGGCGCGCCAGGATCGACGCGCACAGGAGCCGGCGCCGGAGGACGGCCGCCGCGCCGAGGCGACCGAGCGCAGCCGCCGCGGTGACCGACGTTTCGCCTCACTCGACCGGGCGCAGCGACGCCAGGTCCAGGAGCGCCTTCAGCAGGAGGGCTACTACGAGGGCGAGATCGACGGAATCTACGGACCGATGACCCGAGAGGCGCTGCGCCGGTACCAGCAGAGCCAGGACCTCCAGGCCACCGGCACCCTCGACCGTGAGACCTCGCGCGCGATGGGCATCGACGCCAGCGGTGAGGTGCAGCGCGTGCGCGGCGTCACCGGGGAGGACGCCTCGAGCCGCAGCTCGAGCCGCTCTCAGCGCGCCGACTCCTCGATCCGACTCGCGCAGCAGGCGCTGTCGCAGGCCGGCTACGAGACGGGCCCCGCCGATGGCGTGATGGGGCCGAACACGGAGCGCGCCATCCGCGACTACCAGCGGGCGAACGACCTGCGCGTGACCGGTGACCTCGACGCGCAGACGCGCCGCTCGCTCGGCGTCGCGCAGGACGACGGGCAGGCTGCCCCGGAGCAGAGCGCCTCGGAGCAGGGCGCGTCGGAGGACCGGACGCGTGGGACGCGCTCGGACCGCCGCACGTTCGACGACGCGGAGCCCGCTCCGTCCGACCGGCGCGAGCAGCGGACGCCCTCGAGGTCGGATCAGCCGAACCCTCGCTGA
- a CDS encoding prolipoprotein diacylglyceryl transferase → MHPILFEIPGVGPVYSYGVMLGTSLIVAWFVIMWLGETKEGLDRDTMAGCFITTAIFAIVMSRVLYILTNPEDFADPADWFKLSSGGLVAYGGFLGGLLGSWLYLRRKPGASLLGWADVVAPTLGFGLGLTRVGCYLYGCDFGAVLSSDAPEWLQGWGTFPRHADSNGSPAWSHHVAEYDLSPLSDYSLPVHPTQLYESLFGFALAGLALYLWRRRAFRGQIILTVTVLYGIWRFLIEYVRDDPERGFYLGFSTSQLISLALLPVAGFLYQQLHKKASAPAPEPAAEPDEPAKKKKKRKKRG, encoded by the coding sequence ATGCACCCGATACTCTTCGAGATCCCCGGCGTCGGGCCCGTCTACTCGTACGGCGTGATGCTCGGCACCTCGCTGATCGTCGCGTGGTTCGTGATCATGTGGCTCGGCGAGACCAAGGAGGGCCTCGACCGCGACACGATGGCGGGCTGCTTCATCACCACCGCCATCTTCGCGATCGTGATGAGCCGCGTCCTCTACATCCTCACCAACCCGGAGGACTTCGCGGACCCGGCCGACTGGTTCAAGCTCTCGTCGGGCGGGCTCGTCGCGTACGGCGGCTTTCTGGGAGGGCTCCTCGGGTCGTGGCTCTACCTGCGCCGGAAGCCCGGCGCGAGCCTGCTCGGCTGGGCCGACGTCGTCGCGCCCACGCTGGGGTTCGGCCTCGGGCTGACGCGCGTCGGCTGCTACCTCTACGGCTGTGACTTCGGCGCCGTCCTCTCGAGCGACGCCCCGGAGTGGCTCCAGGGCTGGGGCACGTTCCCGCGGCACGCCGACAGCAACGGCTCGCCCGCGTGGTCCCACCACGTGGCCGAGTACGATCTGTCCCCGCTCAGCGACTACAGCCTGCCCGTCCACCCGACGCAGCTCTACGAGTCGCTCTTCGGCTTCGCCCTGGCCGGCCTGGCGCTCTACCTCTGGCGCCGGCGGGCCTTCCGCGGGCAGATCATCCTCACCGTCACGGTGCTCTACGGGATCTGGCGCTTCCTCATCGAGTACGTGCGCGACGATCCGGAGCGCGGGTTCTATCTCGGCTTCTCGACCTCCCAGCTCATCTCGCTCGCGCTGCTGCCGGTGGCCGGCTTCCTCTACCAGCAGCTCCACAAGAAGGCGTCGGCGCCCGCCCCCGAGCCCGCCGCCGAGCCGGACGAGCCGGCCAAGAAGAAGAAGAAGCGCAAGAAGCGAGGCTGA
- a CDS encoding serine/threonine-protein kinase, translating to MVDRIGNCRILGEIGSGGMAVVYRAVQEPLGREVAIKSLKPSIAVDSGFAKRFEREAHFMASLQHENILHVYDFIKDRGTMHIIMEFVQGIDLYDLLEITPRLPVDVASIIALQVARALDYAHFRGVIHRDIKPANIMISKQGEVKLMDFGIARDDKLSDLTETGTGLGTPSYMSPEQILGDKLDFRSDVFSLGIVLYQMATGQKPFVEDDARTVMQKIRLDRYVSPRKLNPDVPRALERIMARCMEKMPANRYPTTQALIDDLMDFLSARVPINHNARVVMYLRELGVVTEEEADEILAASTPNRSRRAGGDTGTVRLMWLVNALLFAAIVGTGGAIQATTGDLSEATPRFTTRPRSSILPEEAGHLSFVIEPWAEVHIASERTGGQWQHLLTTPSARRVALEPGRYWLKFRNPFFDEIVQTVQVSANESRVIELDMEQGLEDGEAPGDLEADDAPEEGSP from the coding sequence ATGGTCGACCGTATCGGCAACTGCAGGATCCTCGGTGAGATCGGCAGCGGTGGCATGGCCGTGGTCTACCGCGCCGTGCAAGAGCCGCTCGGCCGCGAGGTCGCGATCAAATCGCTGAAGCCGTCGATCGCGGTCGACAGCGGCTTCGCGAAGCGCTTCGAGCGCGAGGCCCACTTCATGGCCTCGCTGCAGCACGAGAACATCCTCCACGTCTACGACTTCATCAAAGACCGTGGGACGATGCACATCATCATGGAGTTCGTGCAGGGCATCGACCTGTACGACCTCCTCGAGATCACGCCGCGCCTGCCGGTCGACGTCGCATCGATCATCGCGCTCCAGGTCGCGCGCGCCCTCGACTACGCCCACTTCCGGGGCGTGATCCATCGCGACATCAAGCCCGCCAACATCATGATCAGCAAGCAGGGCGAGGTGAAGCTGATGGACTTCGGCATCGCTCGCGACGACAAGCTGAGCGATCTGACCGAGACGGGCACGGGGCTCGGGACGCCCAGCTACATGAGCCCCGAGCAGATCCTCGGCGACAAGCTCGACTTCCGGAGCGATGTGTTCTCGCTCGGCATCGTCCTCTACCAGATGGCGACCGGGCAGAAGCCCTTCGTCGAGGACGACGCGCGCACCGTGATGCAGAAGATCCGGCTCGACCGGTACGTCAGCCCGCGCAAGCTGAACCCGGACGTGCCGCGCGCGCTCGAGCGGATCATGGCGCGCTGCATGGAGAAGATGCCGGCCAACCGGTACCCGACCACGCAGGCGCTCATCGACGACCTGATGGACTTCCTCAGCGCGCGCGTGCCGATCAACCACAACGCGCGCGTCGTCATGTACCTGCGCGAGCTGGGCGTGGTGACCGAGGAGGAGGCCGACGAGATCCTCGCCGCCAGCACGCCCAACCGCAGCCGAAGGGCGGGCGGGGACACGGGCACGGTGCGGCTGATGTGGCTGGTCAACGCGCTGCTCTTCGCGGCCATCGTCGGGACGGGCGGCGCCATCCAGGCCACCACGGGCGATCTCTCCGAGGCCACGCCCCGGTTCACCACGCGGCCGCGCTCGAGCATCCTGCCGGAGGAGGCGGGCCACCTCTCGTTCGTGATCGAGCCCTGGGCCGAGGTGCACATCGCCTCCGAGCGCACGGGGGGGCAGTGGCAGCACCTGCTGACGACGCCTTCCGCGCGGCGGGTCGCGCTCGAGCCGGGGCGGTACTGGCTGAAGTTCCGCAACCCGTTCTTCGACGAGATCGTGCAGACGGTCCAGGTCAGCGCGAACGAGAGCCGGGTCATCGAGCTCGACATGGAGCAAGGCCTCGAGGACGGCGAAGCGCCGGGCGACCTCGAAGCCGACGACGCGCCCGAGGAGGGCTCGCCGTGA
- a CDS encoding MotA/TolQ/ExbB proton channel family protein — protein sequence MEMDLLHMWANMNNLVRGVVVVLTLQALFCIYVVVDRIILLTLSGARSRAFAAEAGAKLERGDYEAALSISKKHDKSHLAQFIAIGVSTFLDRRGAGHSAHKAAEFTQRALERKGENLSDSLNKGLSVLASTGSTAPFIGLLGTVLGILAAFKAIGQEASGGMGTIGPMISEALIVTGYGLLVAIPAVLVFNWLSGRVGKYEAGLANAGSELVDQLEAGVVSTSHSGEVELEEEAETASAVPSAA from the coding sequence ATGGAGATGGATCTTCTCCACATGTGGGCCAACATGAACAACCTGGTTCGAGGGGTCGTCGTCGTCCTCACGCTCCAGGCCCTGTTCTGCATCTATGTGGTCGTCGACCGCATCATCCTTCTGACGCTGTCCGGAGCGCGCTCGCGCGCGTTCGCGGCCGAGGCGGGCGCCAAGCTCGAGCGCGGCGACTACGAGGCGGCGCTGTCGATCTCGAAGAAGCACGACAAGAGCCACCTCGCGCAGTTCATCGCGATCGGCGTCTCGACCTTCCTCGACCGACGCGGCGCGGGGCACTCCGCCCACAAGGCGGCCGAGTTCACCCAGCGCGCGCTCGAGCGCAAGGGCGAGAACCTCAGCGACAGCCTCAACAAGGGCCTGAGCGTGCTCGCCTCGACCGGGTCGACGGCCCCGTTCATCGGCCTGCTCGGCACCGTCCTCGGCATCCTGGCCGCCTTCAAGGCGATCGGTCAGGAGGCCTCCGGCGGCATGGGCACCATCGGCCCGATGATCTCGGAGGCGCTCATCGTCACGGGCTACGGCCTGCTCGTCGCCATCCCGGCCGTGCTCGTCTTCAACTGGCTGAGCGGCCGGGTCGGCAAGTACGAGGCCGGGCTCGCCAACGCGGGCAGCGAGCTGGTCGATCAGCTCGAGGCGGGCGTCGTCAGCACGAGTCACTCCGGCGAGGTCGAGCTCGAGGAGGAAGCGGAGACGGCCAGCGCCGTCCCCTCCGCGGCCTGA
- a CDS encoding DUF167 domain-containing protein yields the protein MSLSIEATRTGCAFRVRVSPRASRDAIGGAHDGALKVALTAPPVEGAANAALVKLLAKRLGVSKSAVRIVSGESSRNKRVEVDGVSPDQARRSL from the coding sequence GTGAGCCTGTCGATCGAAGCCACCCGGACCGGCTGCGCCTTCCGTGTCCGGGTCAGCCCGAGGGCGAGCCGTGACGCGATCGGCGGCGCGCACGACGGCGCGCTGAAGGTCGCGCTCACCGCCCCGCCCGTCGAAGGCGCCGCCAACGCCGCGCTCGTGAAGCTCCTGGCCAAGCGCCTCGGCGTCTCGAAGTCGGCCGTGCGGATCGTCAGCGGCGAGTCCTCGCGCAACAAGCGCGTCGAGGTGGACGGCGTCTCGCCCGATCAGGCGCGCCGCTCGCTCTGA
- a CDS encoding biopolymer transporter ExbD — MAGLSRKGGASRPKPHMNVTPLVDVVLVLLIIFMIVIPAMEEGLNLEVPQVQTPDPEGSTEEDHVVMLSIDNRGHLFIDEQRVPDGELEAHLERAHARHPRWRLVLRGDRGAEYGEVRALFATASTIGFPGVSLRVNFNGDESGDAPQSK; from the coding sequence ATGGCCGGTCTCAGCCGAAAGGGCGGCGCGTCCCGCCCCAAGCCGCACATGAACGTCACGCCGCTCGTCGACGTGGTGCTGGTGCTGCTGATCATCTTCATGATCGTCATCCCGGCGATGGAGGAGGGGCTGAACCTCGAGGTGCCGCAGGTCCAGACCCCCGATCCCGAGGGGAGCACCGAGGAGGACCACGTGGTGATGCTCAGCATCGACAACCGCGGCCACCTCTTCATCGACGAGCAGCGCGTGCCGGACGGCGAGCTCGAGGCGCACCTGGAGCGCGCCCACGCCCGTCACCCGCGCTGGCGCCTGGTCCTCCGCGGCGACCGCGGCGCCGAGTACGGCGAGGTGCGGGCGCTGTTCGCGACCGCCTCGACGATCGGCTTCCCCGGCGTGTCGCTCCGCGTGAACTTCAACGGGGACGAGAGCGGCGACGCGCCGCAGTCCAAGTAG
- a CDS encoding LysM domain-containing protein, with product MRAVAAALVLAAAAFSAAEARAEPTTFVHVVRPGETLASIAQRYYGDPRRESVLVAENGLTTQGGAAIVVGLRLVIPTVSYHRVQAGETWASIATAHYGDPRRVSALIDANSQVSSAQPDEGAELLVPYPLRHVARQSDTMQRVAQLYYDDTSMAQQLMRFNSMRRRRLSRGQIVLVPLPDLLLSDEGRALIEDDTGESVEGGQLRDMQTLINEQLPVLREHVRRGRFTEAVGLGNRLLGAGELTGNQVVTIQRELAVSYVALDRSDLAVEAFVAALERQPDLELDTRRTSPTVLSAFRLAHEALLERRAGDAGSEAPADAGVAPEE from the coding sequence GTGAGGGCCGTCGCCGCCGCGCTCGTGCTCGCCGCCGCCGCCTTCTCCGCCGCCGAGGCGCGCGCGGAGCCGACGACCTTCGTGCACGTGGTGCGCCCGGGCGAGACGCTCGCCTCGATCGCCCAGCGCTACTACGGAGACCCGCGGCGCGAGAGCGTGCTCGTGGCGGAGAACGGGCTGACCACCCAGGGCGGCGCCGCCATCGTGGTCGGCCTGCGCCTCGTCATCCCCACGGTCTCCTATCACCGCGTGCAAGCGGGCGAGACCTGGGCCTCGATCGCGACGGCGCACTACGGCGACCCGCGCCGCGTCTCCGCGCTGATCGACGCGAACTCCCAGGTCTCGAGCGCCCAGCCCGACGAGGGCGCGGAGCTCCTCGTCCCCTATCCGCTCCGACACGTGGCGCGACAGAGCGACACCATGCAGCGCGTGGCGCAGCTCTACTACGACGACACGTCGATGGCGCAACAGCTCATGCGCTTCAACTCGATGCGCCGCCGCCGCCTGTCGCGCGGCCAGATCGTGCTCGTGCCGTTGCCGGATCTCCTCCTCTCCGACGAGGGCCGCGCGCTCATCGAGGACGACACGGGCGAGTCCGTCGAGGGGGGACAGCTCCGTGACATGCAGACGCTCATCAACGAGCAGCTGCCCGTGCTCCGCGAGCACGTGCGGCGCGGTCGCTTCACCGAGGCGGTCGGGCTGGGCAACCGGCTGCTCGGCGCGGGCGAGCTGACGGGCAACCAGGTCGTGACCATCCAGCGCGAGCTCGCCGTCTCCTACGTCGCGCTCGACCGGAGCGACCTCGCGGTCGAGGCCTTCGTCGCCGCGCTCGAGCGGCAGCCCGATCTCGAGCTCGACACGCGCCGCACGTCCCCGACCGTGCTCTCGGCCTTCCGGCTCGCCCACGAGGCGCTCCTCGAGCGGCGCGCGGGGGACGCCGGCTCCGAGGCGCCGGCCGACGCGGGCGTCGCGCCCGAGGAGTGA
- a CDS encoding biopolymer transporter ExbD → MGMEIETRGKGKKKGRARPEMNVTPLVDVVLVLLIIFMVVMPSMHRFFWLYLPPQVHAEQMPIEQSNPPIVVTVNRNGQIQINREVFPDATFPVRLRRMLVARQERKIYFDADDGAPFERAVEVMDLSRSAGAAHIAVMTERLR, encoded by the coding sequence ATGGGCATGGAGATCGAGACCCGGGGGAAGGGCAAGAAGAAGGGCCGAGCCAGGCCCGAGATGAACGTCACCCCGCTCGTCGACGTCGTGCTCGTGCTCCTGATCATCTTCATGGTCGTGATGCCGTCGATGCATCGCTTCTTCTGGCTGTACCTGCCTCCACAGGTGCACGCCGAGCAGATGCCCATCGAGCAGTCCAACCCGCCGATCGTCGTCACGGTCAACCGCAACGGACAGATCCAGATCAACCGGGAGGTCTTCCCGGACGCCACCTTCCCCGTCCGCCTGCGCCGCATGCTCGTCGCCCGCCAGGAGCGAAAGATCTACTTCGACGCCGACGACGGCGCGCCGTTCGAGCGCGCGGTCGAGGTCATGGATCTCTCCCGCTCCGCCGGCGCCGCCCACATCGCGGTCATGACGGAACGACTCCGCTAG
- a CDS encoding trypsin-like peptidase domain-containing protein, protein MPRRFSALLVFLSGAAVGVGAAHVEWGGARAEASVSTQLAPVSGQSPVSPEPVSPEPVSLEPVSPEHVPPEEVAPVAPRPDDDSTRLERSFRSAVSVRAGRAFGAGVLVADGAVLTAYHVVEGEPSVRVRFDDSEWMDAAVVATDTPTDLAVLRLDGPSPHSAPPSRSATELRLAEALLSVGSPRELGFSVQRGIVSRLERRFGDARYVQTDLPANPGSSGGPVFDEEGRLIGVMSFVLRDSEGIAFVTPIDAAAPVLARADVHLTE, encoded by the coding sequence ATGCCCCGACGCTTCTCCGCCCTGCTCGTGTTCCTCTCCGGTGCCGCCGTCGGCGTGGGCGCCGCGCACGTGGAGTGGGGCGGCGCGCGCGCAGAGGCGTCGGTCTCGACCCAGCTCGCGCCCGTGAGCGGCCAGAGCCCCGTCTCCCCCGAGCCCGTGTCACCCGAGCCTGTGTCCCTCGAGCCTGTGTCACCCGAGCACGTGCCCCCCGAAGAGGTCGCGCCCGTCGCGCCGCGCCCCGACGACGACTCGACGCGCCTCGAGCGCTCCTTCCGCAGCGCGGTGAGCGTCCGCGCGGGGCGGGCCTTCGGCGCGGGCGTGCTGGTCGCGGACGGGGCGGTCCTCACCGCCTACCACGTGGTCGAGGGCGAGCCCTCGGTGCGCGTCCGCTTCGACGACTCCGAGTGGATGGACGCGGCGGTCGTGGCCACCGACACGCCGACGGACCTCGCGGTCTTGCGCCTGGACGGGCCGAGCCCCCACTCCGCGCCGCCGTCGCGCAGCGCGACGGAGCTCCGCCTCGCCGAGGCCCTGTTGAGCGTGGGCAGCCCGCGTGAGCTGGGCTTCAGCGTGCAGCGCGGGATCGTCTCGCGGCTGGAGCGGCGCTTCGGCGACGCCCGCTACGTGCAAACCGACCTGCCCGCCAACCCCGGCAGCTCGGGCGGCCCCGTGTTCGACGAGGAGGGTCGGCTGATCGGGGTGATGTCCTTCGTCCTGCGTGACAGCGAGGGGATCGCCTTCGTCACCCCCATCGACGCCGCGGCCCCCGTGCTCGCGCGGGCCGACGTACACCTGACGGAATGA
- a CDS encoding pyridoxal-phosphate dependent enzyme, protein MTSDRPIFARLRGFDAPWVALGDFPTPVQPMRETGERLGAPDALWVKRDDLSAALYGGNKVRTLEALFGRAKAEGASRIYSTGAYGSNHATATVLHAPRVGLEPGAILFPQPRSQAALENLRVILAQRPVLRALPHWSFLPLGMQWQALQDRREGVVAHQMVPGGATPEGALGYVSAALELALQVDAGELPVPEAVLLGVGSTCTSAGLLLGMRIAAELGLGWATPPRLISVRVTPWPVTSAFRIVGLAVRTGQRLAQITDDSRWAMSRRQLSSGIEVDGGQLGRGYGHATRRGREAIELVRETAGFELDTTYSAKAFASAVRRARAASAGPIVFWSTKSTAPLPAAVEADWRWAPRAMTRWIERAQSERRA, encoded by the coding sequence GTGACCTCGGACCGCCCCATCTTCGCTCGCCTCCGCGGCTTCGACGCGCCCTGGGTGGCGCTCGGCGACTTCCCGACCCCGGTGCAGCCGATGCGGGAGACGGGGGAGCGGCTCGGCGCGCCCGACGCGCTCTGGGTGAAGCGCGACGATCTGAGCGCCGCGCTGTACGGGGGAAACAAAGTTCGCACCCTCGAGGCGCTGTTCGGGCGCGCGAAGGCCGAGGGCGCGAGCCGGATCTACTCGACCGGCGCCTACGGCAGCAATCACGCGACCGCGACCGTCTTGCACGCGCCGCGGGTCGGGCTCGAGCCGGGCGCGATCCTCTTTCCGCAGCCTCGCTCGCAGGCCGCGCTCGAGAACCTGCGGGTGATCCTGGCGCAGCGCCCCGTGCTCCGCGCGCTGCCGCACTGGTCGTTCCTGCCGCTCGGCATGCAGTGGCAGGCGCTCCAGGATCGGCGTGAAGGCGTGGTCGCTCATCAGATGGTCCCGGGCGGCGCGACGCCCGAAGGGGCGCTCGGCTACGTGTCGGCCGCCCTCGAGCTCGCGCTCCAGGTCGACGCAGGCGAGCTCCCGGTGCCCGAGGCGGTGTTGCTCGGGGTCGGCTCGACGTGCACGAGCGCGGGGCTGCTCCTCGGGATGCGGATCGCGGCCGAGCTCGGCCTCGGATGGGCCACGCCGCCGCGGCTGATCAGCGTGCGCGTGACGCCGTGGCCGGTCACCAGCGCCTTCCGCATCGTCGGGCTCGCGGTCCGGACCGGCCAGCGCCTCGCCCAGATCACGGACGACTCGCGCTGGGCGATGTCGCGCCGTCAGCTCTCCTCCGGCATCGAGGTCGACGGCGGGCAGCTCGGGCGCGGGTACGGGCACGCGACGCGACGCGGGCGTGAGGCCATCGAGCTGGTGCGCGAGACGGCCGGCTTCGAGCTGGACACGACCTACAGCGCCAAGGCCTTCGCGTCGGCCGTGCGGCGGGCGCGCGCGGCGTCCGCGGGCCCGATCGTCTTCTGGTCGACCAAGAGCACGGCGCCCCTCCCCGCGGCGGTCGAGGCGGACTGGCGCTGGGCCCCGCGCGCGATGACGCGCTGGATCGAGCGGGCTCAGAGCGAGCGGCGCGCCTGA